One Polypterus senegalus isolate Bchr_013 chromosome 10, ASM1683550v1, whole genome shotgun sequence DNA segment encodes these proteins:
- the LOC120536426 gene encoding tapasin-related protein-like isoform X2, translated as MKIGGLLLLTALLCRGSQAKLSVHSSESNTIALRDSHVVLPCSFLVTPGSIDLRRLTVSWYQYGFLVAKFANGEVTARQDASLFEPNLSQGNASLLLKSIVKRDEGQYECEVTHAGEKGSASLALTIQVPPEVLLLPESVHLLEEHHMTCSAKNFYPKEIRFIWTRSGKAVSPLNTAEPSMNPDGTYNSESVYSFTPTSRDDLTCEVEHQALKETARRYARYMGLTVTEVTLMVFAVFTFLLILLAVFWFFSVSLSPLVPLKLVQGDIGSVKCILTGWRLGLVTQQWFINDQEVKVDNQQRDCEDVTSVPLNSPSDYRLKTDPPKKGFFRTETPVTLQFLPTRADHEGAVCRCRVRHRLTRRSITHYNEYPLDLNSQTSRTSLRTRTPT; from the exons ATGAAGATCGGGGGTCTGCTGCTCCTGACTGCACTGCTGTGCCGAG GGTCACAGGCAAAACTCAGTGTGCACTCATCAGAGTCAAACACCATCGCCCTGCGAGACTCCCACGTTGTGCTCCCCTGCAGCTTCTTAGTCACACCGGGCTCCATTGACCTCAGACGCCTGACTGTCTCCTGGTATCAGTATGGGTTCTTGGTCGCCAAGTTTGCCAATGGAGAGGTCACGGcgagacaggatgccagtctgttTGAACCAAACCTCTCACAAGGAAACGCCTCGCTGCTCCTGAAATCCATCGTGAAGCGGGACGAGGGGCAGTACGAGTGTGAAGTGACACATGCAGGGGAGAAAGGGTCAGCCAGCCTGGCTCTGACCATCCAAG TTCCTCCTGAGGTTCTCTTGCTCCCGGAGTCAGTTCATCTGCTGGAGGAGCACCATATGACCTGCTCTGCCAAGAACTTCTATCCAAAAGAGATCCGATTCATTTGGACGAGGAGCGGAAAGGCTGTCTCACCATTAAACACTGCAGAGCCAAGCATGAACCCTGATGGCACCTACAACTCCGAGAGTGTCTACAGCTTCACACCAACCAGCCGGGATGACCTGACCTGTGAGGTGGAGCACCAAGCCCTGAAGGAGACGGCGAGGAGATACGCCAGGT ATATGGGGCTGACCGTCACGGAGGTCACACTGATGGTGTTTGCggtctttactttcctcctcatTCTTCTCGCTGTCTTCTGGTTCTTCTCAG tGTCCCTGTCACCTCTCGTCCCCCTCAAGCTGGTCCAGGGTGACATCGGGTCAGTGAAGTGCATCCTCACAGGCTGGAGACTTGGACTGGTCACTCAGCAGTGGTTTATCAATGACCAGGAGGTCAAAGTGGACAATCAGCAGAGAGACTGTGAGGATGTCACCTCAGTGCCCCTAAATAGCCCCTCTGATTACCGTCTGAAGACAGACCCTCCCAAGAAAGGCTTCTTTAGGAcagagacccctgtgaccctgcagtttcTACCGACCCGAGCTGACCATGAGGGGGCAGTGTGCAGGTGTCGTGTCCGTCATCGGCTCACCCGGAGGAGCATTACACATTACAACGAATATCCA CTCGACCTCAACTCTCAGACATCGAGAACGTCTCTCAGGACTCGGACACCGACGTGA
- the LOC120536426 gene encoding tapasin-related protein-like isoform X1 yields MFTVGYHPPSASAPSTPHCPFSLMSLLVFSGSQAKLSVHSSESNTIALRDSHVVLPCSFLVTPGSIDLRRLTVSWYQYGFLVAKFANGEVTARQDASLFEPNLSQGNASLLLKSIVKRDEGQYECEVTHAGEKGSASLALTIQVPPEVLLLPESVHLLEEHHMTCSAKNFYPKEIRFIWTRSGKAVSPLNTAEPSMNPDGTYNSESVYSFTPTSRDDLTCEVEHQALKETARRYARYMGLTVTEVTLMVFAVFTFLLILLAVFWFFSVSLSPLVPLKLVQGDIGSVKCILTGWRLGLVTQQWFINDQEVKVDNQQRDCEDVTSVPLNSPSDYRLKTDPPKKGFFRTETPVTLQFLPTRADHEGAVCRCRVRHRLTRRSITHYNEYPLDLNSQTSRTSLRTRTPT; encoded by the exons ATGTTTACTGTGGGGTATCACCCACCCAGCGCCTCAGCCCCTTCTACGCCACACTGCCCGTTTTCTCTGATGTCACTCCTTGTCTTTTCAGGGTCACAGGCAAAACTCAGTGTGCACTCATCAGAGTCAAACACCATCGCCCTGCGAGACTCCCACGTTGTGCTCCCCTGCAGCTTCTTAGTCACACCGGGCTCCATTGACCTCAGACGCCTGACTGTCTCCTGGTATCAGTATGGGTTCTTGGTCGCCAAGTTTGCCAATGGAGAGGTCACGGcgagacaggatgccagtctgttTGAACCAAACCTCTCACAAGGAAACGCCTCGCTGCTCCTGAAATCCATCGTGAAGCGGGACGAGGGGCAGTACGAGTGTGAAGTGACACATGCAGGGGAGAAAGGGTCAGCCAGCCTGGCTCTGACCATCCAAG TTCCTCCTGAGGTTCTCTTGCTCCCGGAGTCAGTTCATCTGCTGGAGGAGCACCATATGACCTGCTCTGCCAAGAACTTCTATCCAAAAGAGATCCGATTCATTTGGACGAGGAGCGGAAAGGCTGTCTCACCATTAAACACTGCAGAGCCAAGCATGAACCCTGATGGCACCTACAACTCCGAGAGTGTCTACAGCTTCACACCAACCAGCCGGGATGACCTGACCTGTGAGGTGGAGCACCAAGCCCTGAAGGAGACGGCGAGGAGATACGCCAGGT ATATGGGGCTGACCGTCACGGAGGTCACACTGATGGTGTTTGCggtctttactttcctcctcatTCTTCTCGCTGTCTTCTGGTTCTTCTCAG tGTCCCTGTCACCTCTCGTCCCCCTCAAGCTGGTCCAGGGTGACATCGGGTCAGTGAAGTGCATCCTCACAGGCTGGAGACTTGGACTGGTCACTCAGCAGTGGTTTATCAATGACCAGGAGGTCAAAGTGGACAATCAGCAGAGAGACTGTGAGGATGTCACCTCAGTGCCCCTAAATAGCCCCTCTGATTACCGTCTGAAGACAGACCCTCCCAAGAAAGGCTTCTTTAGGAcagagacccctgtgaccctgcagtttcTACCGACCCGAGCTGACCATGAGGGGGCAGTGTGCAGGTGTCGTGTCCGTCATCGGCTCACCCGGAGGAGCATTACACATTACAACGAATATCCA CTCGACCTCAACTCTCAGACATCGAGAACGTCTCTCAGGACTCGGACACCGACGTGA